A portion of the Salminus brasiliensis chromosome 11, fSalBra1.hap2, whole genome shotgun sequence genome contains these proteins:
- the LOC140565727 gene encoding LOW QUALITY PROTEIN: uncharacterized protein (The sequence of the model RefSeq protein was modified relative to this genomic sequence to represent the inferred CDS: substituted 1 base at 1 genomic stop codon), whose product MALRYIVPGMLALAGCWWWYTSRKKVQITSEDNEETQDMLSLPSEGSVTHGSKELAPTVSSGEELAKAECSEPEGEVDGDRLAVPFAENVQVDLVEDSPSSTKDECAQSMLRHSVGTESPMESASVPLSASTPLSDASVGPQHHENGDFSRPAETSDINEELQHLATSLITEVISAALQEVMEESSYEISEAACSCAPDKEPKTVEPVCQNESSHLSTEDEQDFAMQPQDKNTDEQEPDTKEDALTVRLTVDLPKAECPEPEGEVTDDILAVPFAKNVQVDLMKDSPSSTRDDLSSTAPKAVDECTQSALGLSVGPESPMVSASFALPASTPLSDASVGSQHHKKGDISQPAETSDNTEELQHLATSLITEVISAVQQEVMAVSSCAPSFNDKEPTKDEDLHTSHVGSSSQSHTDDIQEQAAQIVKEVINGCLTPHAWEKAKDKQGCLVSSQGQLASTPELPKLQAKEIITATEDSGCSMSQSEDDISDMDLLLGPGLFSAVPESIEEPIQNLGFSTAEPVCPPVTVIAHGQQDTPSCTSATTDFQQDIPGTIGRSPPVPSSTLSNLVEKCSQNRPKTAAVSTESSHLSTEDEQDFAMQHQDKNTDEQESDMKEDALTVSSGVDLLKAECSEPEGEVTDEILAVPFAENVQVDLVKDSPSSTRDDLSSTAPKAVDECAQSALGHFFGPESPVVSASFPLSASILVSEASVGSQHLENLDFCQPAETSDNTENLQHLTASLITEVNSVGQQEVMAVSSCEPSFNDKEPTKDEDLHTSHVRSSSCHTDDIQEQAAQIVKEVINSCLTPSIWEKAEDKQECLVSSQGQLALTPVLPKPQATEAISATKDSGCSMSQSEDGISDKDLLLDTGLFSADLLLSTAVPESKDDLNEMSGISRGSEKKEDGLQESSDFAVVEKPVLTRDHVATVCEAALLNGPGLQNGTSKAEAGQSGGHXMHMNCSDVNSMGSADSCFTLRTGGQQSCSQARPSQSSELIEWEIEVPKHLVSRLIGKQGKYMNFLKQSSGAEVYVITLPHTEEFEICHVEGTQQQVDEVLALIGKKFRSFDLTNLHVLIPLPSLPTLDQNSGITQKVTHCTAEERRLTDSSTNSALFPEELHNPPGTVW is encoded by the exons ATGGCACTGAGGTACATAGTTCCTGGTATGCTGGCGCTCGCgggctgctggtggtggtacACCTCTCGCAAGAAAGTACAAATCACCAGTGAGGACAATGAAGAGACACAGGACATGTTGTCTTTACCAAGTGAGGGCAGCGTTACACATGGCAGTAAGGAATTAGCGCCTACTGTATCCTCAGGTGAGGAGCTAGCCAAAGCAGAGTGCTCAGAGCCTGAGGGAGAGGTAGATGGCGACAGATTGGCTGTGCCTTTTGCAGAGAATGTCCAAGTGGACCTGGTGGAAGACAGCCCTTCCTCCACCAAAGATGAGTGTGCTCAGTCTATGCTTAGGCATTCTGTTGGCACAGAGAGCCCTATGGAATCTGCTTCAGTTCCCCTCTCTGCCAGCACACCCCTCTCAGATGCTTCTGTAGGACCCCAGCACCATGAGAACGGGGACTTTAGCCGGCCTGCAGAGACCAGTGACATtaatgaggaacttcagcaCTTGGCCACCAGTCTCATCACTGAGGTCATTTCAGCAGCCCTACAGGAGGTCATGGAAGAAAGTAGCTACGAAATCTCTGAGGCAGCTTGCAGCTGTGCACCTGACAAAGAGCCCAAGACAGTAGAACCAGTTTGCCAGAATGAGTCAAGCCATCTTTCTACAGAAGATGAGCAGGACTTCGCTATGCAGCCTCAGGATAAAAACACTGACGAACAGGAACCTGACACGAAGGAAGACGCACTGACTGTGCGCTTAACTGTGGATTTGCCTAAAGCAGAGTGCCCAGAGCCTGAGGGAGAGGTAACTGACGACATATTGGCTGTGCCTTTTGCTAAAAATGTCCAAGTGGACTTGATGAAAGACAGCCCGTCCTCCACCAGAGACGACTTGTCCTCCACTGCACCCAAAGCTGTGGATGAATGTACTCAGTCTGCACTTGGGCTTTCTGTTGGCCCAGAGAGCCCTATGGTATCTGCTTCATTTGCCCTCCCAGCCAGCACACCCCTCTCAGATGCTTCTGTAGGTTCCCAGCACCATAAGAAAGGGGACATTAGCCAGCCTGCTGAGACCAGTGACAACACTGAGGAACTTCAGCACTTGGCCACCAGTCTCATCACTGAGGTCATTTCAGCGGTCCAACAAGAGGTCATGGCAGTGAGCAGCTGTGCACCTTCTTTTAATGACAAGGAGCCCACGAAGGATGAGGACCtccacacatctcatgtgggaTCCTCTTCTCAAAGTCACACAGATGACATACAGGAGCAGGCAGCACAGATCGTAAAGGAGGTCATCAATGGCTGCCTTACTCCCCATGCATGGGAGAAGGCCAAGGATAAGCAGGGGTGTTTGGTGTCCTCTCAGGGACAGTTGGCATCGACCCCGGAACTTCCAAAGCTTCAGGCTAAAGAGATCATAACTGCAACGGAGGACTCTGGATGTAGCATGTCCCAGTCAGAGGACGACATCAGCGACATGGACCTTCTTCTTGGCCCAGGTTTATTCTCAGCTGTGCCTGAGAGTATAGAGGAACCTATTCAGAATTTAGGGTTCTCAACAGCAGAACCAGTTTGCCCACCAGTCACAGTGATAGCACATGGACAGCAAGACACTCCCTCTTGCACCAGTGCAACTACAGATTTCCAACAGGACATCCCTGGGACTATCGGGAGGAGCCCCCCAGTCCCATCCTCAACACTATCAAATTTGGTAGAGAAATGTTCTCAAAACCGACCAAAGACAGCTGCTGTTAGCACAGAGTCAAGCCACCTCTCTACAGAAGATGAGCAGGACTTCGCTATGCAGCATCAGGATAAAAACACTGACGAACAAGAATCTGACATGAAGGAAGATGCACTGACTGTGTCCTCGGGTGTGGATCTGCTTAAAGCAGAGTGCTCAGAGCCTGAGGGAGAGGTAACTGATGAAATATTGGCTGTGCCTTTTGCTGAAAATGTCCAAGTGGACTTGGTGAAAGATAGCCCTTCCTCCACCAGAGATGACTTGTCCTCCACTGCACCCAAAGCTGTGGATGAATGTGCTCAGTCTGCACTTGGGCACTTTTTTGGCCCAGAgagccctgtggtatctgcttCATTTCCCCTCTCAGCCAGCATACTTGTCTCAGAAGCTTCTGTAGGTTCCCAGCACCTAGAGAATTTGGACTTTTGCCAGCCTGCTGAGACCAGTGACAACACTGAGAATCTTCAGCACTTGACCGCCAGTCTCATCACTGAGGTAAATTCAGTGGGCCAACAGGAGGTCATGGCAGTGAGCAGCTGTGAACCTTCTTTTAATGACAAGGAGCCCACAAAGGATGAGGATCTCCACACATCTCATGTGAGATCCTCTTCATGTCACACAGATGACATACAGGAGCAGGCAGCACAGATCGTGAAGGAGGTCATCAATAGCTGCCTCACTCCTTCCATATGGGAGAAGGCCGAGGATAAGCAGGAGTGTTTGGTGTCCTCTCAGGGACAGTTGGCATTGACCCCGGTACTTCCCAAGCCTCAGGCTACGGAGGCCATATCTGCAACGAAGGACTCTGGATGTAGCATGTCCCAATCAGAGGACGGCATCAGTGACAAGGACCTTCTCCTCGACACAGGTTTATTCTCAGCT GACCTTCTCCTCAGCACAGCTGTGCCTGAGAGCAAAGATGACCTTAATGAAATGTCAGGGATCTCCAGAGGTTCTGAAAAAAAGGAAGATGGACTGCAGGAGAGTTCCGATTTTGCAGTGGTGGAAAAGCCAGTGCTGACTAGAGACCATGTGGCTACTGTGTGTGAGGCAGCACTGCTCAACGGGCCAGGCCTCCAGAATGGAACCAGTAAGGCAGAGGCAGGTCAGTCAGGAG GTCACTAAATGCATATGAACTGTTCAGATGTAAATAGCATGGGTTCAGCTGACAGCTGCTTCACCTTGCGGACAGGAGGCCAGCAGAGTTGCAGCCAAGCCCGCCCATCCCAGAGTTCTGAGCTGATTGAGTGGGAGATTGAGGTGCCAAAG CATCTTGTCAGCAGATTGATTGGCAAGCAAGGGAAGTATATGAACTTTCTGAAGCAGAGCTCTGGTGCAGAGGTCTACGTTATAACCCTGCCTCATACTGAAGAGTTTGAGATCTGCCATGTAGAAG GCACTCAGCAGCAGGTAGATGAAGTGCTGGCCTTGATTGGCAAGAAGTTCAGAAGCTTTGACCTGACCAACCTACATGTACTCATACCACTGCCATCGCTACCCACATTGGACCAG AACTCCGGCATTACCCAAAAAGTCACTCACTGTACTGCTGAGGAGAGGAGGCTGACCGACAGCTCAACCAATTCAGCTCTGTTCCCAGAAGAACTCCATAATCCCCCGGGAACAGTTTGGTAG
- the LOC140565728 gene encoding LOW QUALITY PROTEIN: uncharacterized protein (The sequence of the model RefSeq protein was modified relative to this genomic sequence to represent the inferred CDS: substituted 1 base at 1 genomic stop codon) gives MALRYIVPGVLALVGSWWWYTSRKKVQITSEDNEETQDMLTLPSEGSVTHGSKEIAPTVSSGEELAKAECPEPEAEVAGDTLVVPFAENVQVDLVEDSPSSTKDECVQSVLRDSVGPESPMESASVPLSASTPLSDASVGSQHHVNGDFSRPAETTDINEELQHLAASLITEVISAALQEVMEKSSYKTSEAASSCAPDKEPTTVEPVCQNESSHLSTGDEQDFAMQPQDKNTDEQEPDMKEDAPTVSSVVDLPKAECPEPEAVTDEILAVPFAENVQVDLMKDSPSSTRDDLSSTAPKAVDKCTQSALGHFFGPKSPMVSASVPLSASILVSEASVGSQHLENGDFSQPAETSDNTEKLQHSAASLITEVISAAQQEVMAVSSCAPSFNDKEPTKDEDVHTSHVGSSSQSHTDDIQEQAAQIVKEVINGCLTSYAREKAEDKRECLVSSQGQLASTPVLPKLHATEAIPATKDSGCSTSQSEDGISDKDLLLDTCLFSAVPENKEEPIQNSGKDDLNEMSGISRGSGKTEDGLQESSNFSVVEKPVLTRDHVAAVFEAALLNGPGLQNGTSKTEAGQSGGHXMHMNCSDVNSMGSADSCFTLRMGGQQSCSQARPSQSSELIEWEIEVPKHLVSRLIGKQGKYVSFLKQHSGAEIYIITLPYTEEVEICHIKGTQQQVDKALALIGKKFRNLDLTNIIDPLPLLSLPTMNQHLVSRLIGKQGKYMNYLKQSSGAEVYIITLPHTEEFEICHVEGTQQQVDKVLALIGKKFRSFDLTNLHVLIPLSSLPTLDQESSEVALSRLPVQYSGITQRVTHFTAEERRLTDSSTNSALFSEELPYPPGTVW, from the exons ATGGCGCTGAGGTACATAGTTCCTGGTGTGCTAGCGCTCGTGGGCTCCTGGTGGTGGTACACCTCTCGCAAGAAAGTACAAATCACCAGTGAGGACAATGAAGAGACACAGGACATGTTGACTTTACCAAGTGAGGGCAGCGTTACACATGGCAGTAAGGAAATAGCGCCTACTGTATCCTCGGGTGAGGAGCTAGCCAAAGCAGAGTGCCCAGAGCCTGAGGCAGAGGTAGCTGGCGACACATTGGTTGTCCCTTTTGCTGAGAATGTCCAAGTGGACCTGGTGGAAGACAGCCCTTCCTCCACCAAAGATGAgtgtgttcagtctgtgcttaggGACTCTGTTGGCCCAGAGAGCCCTATGGAATCTGCTTCAGTTCCCCTCTCTGCCAGCACACCCCTCTCAGATGCTTCTGTAGGATCCCAGCACCATGTGAATGGGGACTTTAGCCGGCCTGCTGAGACCACTGACATtaatgaggaacttcagcaCTTGGCTGCCAGTCTCATCACTGAGGTCATTTCAGCGGCCCTACAGGAGGTCATGGAAAAAAGCAGCTACAAAACCTCTGAGGCAGCTAGCAGCTGTGCACCTGACAAAGAGCCCACAACAGTAGAACCAGTTTGCCAGAATGAGTCAAGCCACCTTTCTACAGGAGATGAGCAGGACTTCGCTATGCAGCCTCAGGATAAAAACACTGACGAACAGGAACCTGACATGAAGGAAGACGCACCGACTGTGTCCTCAGTTGTGGACCTGCCTAAAGCAGAGTGCCCAGAACCTGAGGCAGTAACTGACGAGATATTGGCTGTGCCTTTTGCTGAAAATGTCCAAGTGGACTTGATGAAAGACAGCCCGTCCTCCACCAGAGATGACTTGTCCTCCACTGCACCCAAAGCTGTAGATAAATGTACTCAGTCTGCACTTGGGCACTTTTTTGGCCCAAAGAGCCCTATGGTATCTGCTTCAGTTCCCCTCTCAGCCAGCATACTTGTCTCAGAAGCTTCTGTAGGTTCCCAGCACCTAGAGAACGGAGACTTTAGCCAGCCTGCTGAGACCAGTGACAACACTGAGAAACTTCAGCACTCAGCCGCCAGTCTCATCACTGAGGTCATTTCAGCGGCCCAACAAGAGGTCATGGCAGTGAGCAGCTGTGCACCTTCTTTTAATGACAAGGAGCCCACGAAGGATGAGGATGtccacacatctcatgtgggaTCCTCTTCTCAAAGTCACACAGATGACATACAGGAGCAGGCAGCACAGATTGTGAAGGAGGTCATCAATGGCTGCCTTACTTCCTATGCACGGGAGAAGGCCGAGGATAAGCGGGAGTGTTTGGTGTCCTCTCAGGGACAGTTGGCATCGACCCCGGTACTTCCCAAGCTTCATGCTACGGAGGCCATACCTGCAACGAAGGACTCTGGATGTAGCACGTCCCAGTCAGAGGATGGCATCAGCGACAAGGACCTTCTCCTCGACACATGTTTGTTCTCAGCTGTGCCTGAGAATAAAGAGGAACCTATTCAGAATTCAGG CAAAGATGACCTTAATGAGATGTCAGGGATCTCCAGAGGTTCTGGAAAAACGGAAGATGGACTGCAGGAGAGTTCCAATTTTTCAGTGGTGGAAAAGCCAGTGCTGACTAGAGACCATGTGGCTGCTGTATTTGAGGCAGCATTGCTCAACGGGCCAGGCCTCCAGAATGGAACCAGTAAGACAGAGGCAGGTCAGTCAGGAG GTCACTAAATGCATATGAATTGTTCAGATGTAAATAGCATGGGTTCAGCTGACAGCTGCTTCACCTTGCGGATGGGAGGCCAGCAGAGTTGCAGCCAAGCCCGCCCATCCCAGAGTTCTGAGCTGATTGAGTGGGAGATTGAGGTGCCAAAG CATCTCGTCAGCAGATTGATTGGCAAGCAAGGGAAGTATGTGAGCTTCCTGAAGCAGCACTCTGGTGCAGAGATCTACATTATAACCCTGCCTTACACTGAAGAGGTTGAGATCTGCCATATAAAAG GCACTCAGCAGCAGGTAGATAAAGCGCTGGCCTTAATTGGCAAGAAGTTCCGAAACTTGGACCTGACCAACATAATTGATCCCTTGCCACTGCTATCGCTACCCACAATGAACCAG CATCTTGTCAGCAGATTGATTGGCAAGCAAGGGAAGTATATGAACTATCTGAAGCAGAGCTCTGGTGCAGAGGTTTACATTATAACCCTGCCTCATACTGAAGAGTTTGAGATCTGCCATGTAGAAG GCACTCAGCAGCAGGTAGATAAAGTGCTGGCCTTGATTGGCAAGAAGTTCAGAAGCTTTGACCTGACCAACCTACATGTCCTCATACCACTGTCATCGCTACCCACGTTGGACCAG GAGAGCAGCGAGGTGGCTCTCAGCAGGCTCCCTGTGCAGTACTCCGGCATTACCCAAAGAGTCACTCACTTTACTGCTGAGGAGAGGAGGCTGACCGACAGCTCAACCAATTCAGCTCTGTTCTCAGAAGAACTCCCTTATCCCCCGGGAACAGTTTGGTAG